Genomic window (Eptesicus fuscus isolate TK198812 chromosome 17, DD_ASM_mEF_20220401, whole genome shotgun sequence):
TGGTACCCGGGCTGTGGGCACCTTGCAGGAGGCACCTGTAGGCCTAGCAGAGTCTGCAGCACTGGGAACATTTCAGGGCACTCTAGCCTGTGTGCTGGGCTCCACATTGGAATTGCTGGACATGGGCAGCGGGCAGCTGCTGGAGAGGAAGGTCCTTAGTACAGACCGAGTACATTTGCTTGAACCCCTAGCTCCTGGCACAAAAGATGAGGAAGAGATGGAGACCCGGGGGGGTCTTCGTTTGCTTTCAGCCTTGGGTCTGTTTCAAGTAGTATGGGAAGCCCCACAGACGCTTGAGCTGCCTTCAGCTGAAGACCTGGTGTTTGAGGAAGCCTGCGAGTACTACCAACGGCGGAGCCTGCGGGGTGCCCAGCTCACCCCAGAGGAACTGAGACAGAACAACGTGTTCCGGGCAcctcaggccctggcctccatcctccagggccaTGTGTCCCCATCTACACTGTTGACCACACTGAGGGCTGAGCTTCGCGATTACCGGGGCTTAGAGCAGCTCAAAGCCCAGCTGGTGGCTGGGGATGAGGAGGAGGCTGGCTGGACGGAGCTGGCAGAGCAGGAAGTGGCACGTCTGCTAAGGACTGAGTTGATAGGAGACCAGCTGGCCCAGCTCAACACCATTTTCCAAGCCCTTCCTACAGCAGCCTGGGGCGCCATCCTCAGGGCTCTGCAGCTCCAACCAGATGGGAATGGCAGGTTGAGGTCTCAAGCTCCCCCTGATGTATGGAAGAAGGTACTAGGGGGTACAGCAGTTGGAAAGGAACCCCCCAATGGGGTACTGCCCCTCTTTGAACTCCTGTGCCAATGCCTCTGCCAGCTGGAGCCACGATGGTTGCCACCCTTTGTGGAGCTGGCACAGCAGCAGGGTGGGCCTGGTTGgggggctgggagcccagggctTCCCCTGTATCGCCGAGCCCTGGCCGTACTAGGtgaggaggggaccaggcctgaggcACTAGAGCTAGAGTTGCTTTTGGGCAGTGGGCGGCCCAAAGCTGTGCTCCAAGCTGTGGGGCAGCTGGTGAAAAAGGGGCAGTGGGAGCGGGTCCTAGAGTCTGGCTTAGCCCTCGGCCCCTCCAGCCCCCTACTTCGAAGTGAGATCTTCAAACTGCTATTGGCCGAATTTGCTCGGCACCGCCGGCTTGATGCTCACCTCCCCCTCCTGTGCCGCCTGTGCCCACCAGACCTAGCTCCAGCTGAGCTCCTGTTGCTACTGCAGACACATCTCCCCGATGAGTCGGAGCCCCCTACCCCATTTCCTGAGCCTGGAGCAGAACCCCCTCTCACTGTGGGCTTGCTCAGAGCTCTCCTGGAGCAGACTGGGGCTAAAAGACAGCCCTCGGGCCCAGTTCTAAGCCTATATGAGGACATCCTCTGGGACCCAGGCActccaccccctaccccacctcGGGGACCTATGACTACCCTCCAGGCATCAGAccacccagggccaggggcctgggcaccATCTGGACAGGACCTCTGTGTGACTGACACAGGCTGAAAATCGTTTCTGTGATTAGAGAAGGATGCCTAGGAGTTGGAGAGGGCCAGGGTGGGACCAGCTTGTGCAATACTCTTCTCACTTCTGGagcaatgtaaaaatatatatatgtgtgttaaaTATTGTGgtataataaatatgttttgtctCATCCTCAGGTTTTTATTATGGTACAGAGctctcctaaaacccttggactTCCCTGAGTGAGATAGGAATATCTTTTGTTATTCATACGAACTCCTTTAGATCACACCTGCCTGTATGCTAACGAGGGTGTGGCCCCAGCCTCTGATGGTGCTGGTTACCAGAAAGACCAAGTGAtgagagggttggaactttcagccccatTTCCAATCTCCTGGGAAGGCAGTGGGTTAGAGATTGAGCTCTATCTATAAAAACTGCCGAACAAGGAAATTTGAGCTTTTAGCTGGATGAATACATCAAGGTGCTGGGAGGGTGACACCTAGAGAGGGCATGAAAATGACAGGCACACACATCCATCCTGTGCCTGCCCTacgcatctcttccatctggctttTCCTGAGTTGTATTTCCCAgagttctgtgagtcattctagcaaattatcaaaccaATTTATTATATGGGAATTCCACCAGTGTCTTGCaactggcattttttaaaaatctatatcatgcccggacagtgtggctcagtgatcgagtgtcgacctataaaccaggaagtcgacgtggggggcatgcaggaggcagctgatcaatgattctctcatcactgatgtttctatctctctccccccttcctctctctgaaatcaataaaaacatttttttaaatctatatcaTTTTAGCCCTGGCCTAAATCTTTATCAGttgggcatcctcccatgcaccaaaaggttgctgggtcaaatcccagtcagggcacatgcatgtgACTGGCGTTTGAAAAGGGGGCAGTCtcgtgggactgagcccttaacctgtgagaCCTGAACTAACTCCAGGtagttagtgtcagaattgaattgacTTGTAAGACacccaattgtgtgtgtgttctacAAGAGAACTGATTGTTGGTGTTGGAAAATACTCCAGAATTATATACACAGTTTGTACATGCatgttcttaaaaatatgttttagagggagagagagatagaaacatctattggctacctcctacacacgccctactgggatcaagcctgcaacctgggcatgtgccctgacccggaatccaaccagcaacttCCTTGTGCATAGGCCAGTACTCAACTaagggagccacactggccagggcggttTATGTGTTTTTGAATAGCTAAAGATATCAGAGGGTTGTGTGTTATAGAGGGAGTTGTTGAACCTAAATCTGTTGACTAAAGTGGCCATTTCcaatcatgaaaataattaacACTTATGAGCATTTAATATGTGTCAGGTACTCTGCTGGTTTTTTAATAATTCCTCGTTTAATGCTTCTGGTAACCCCATCAGGAAAGTactaatattatccccatttacaggTGATGAAATAGGTTTAGAAATAGGAAATAAGGTTTGGAAAGATTACTTTAGAAAGATTAGTTGAGATCAGTCAACTAAAAAGTGgcaactcttttttttataatatatatttgttattgatttcagagagggggagagagagagaaatagaaacatcaatgatgagagagaatcattgattggctgcctcctgcacaccccctactagggatcgagcccttgaccggaatagaacctgggacccttcagtcggtaggctgatgctctatccactgagcaaaaccagcaagGGCTTAACTCAAGATTTGAACCACTTCACCGTACAGCCCAATAGCTACTATCAGCTTGGTCTTGAATGCACTTCTCATTCCTGGCCCAACGCTAGCTTTCCTAGCCTGTTGTGAGGAGGGGGATCAGCAGAGCTGGACCCTTTCCTCAAGACTTCTGTTCCCACATAGGAGCTGTGCTAGGTCCTGGACCCATGCTTTTTTCACTCCAGGATTCCTGGAGCAGCCCCTAATTGAGGCAAGATTTGTCACAGACAGAAAAGCTACCTGAGTAGGGTTGCTTGGAATACCCCACATTCCTCTTGACTCCTTAAGCCAAGAAACAAGAGCATCTCCAACACAGATTTCTGTTTGTCTGGATTTATTCAGTAAGACCACTTCCGAAGAGGTCTTGGCCCTATGCCAACTTCTACCCACGTGACCCCTCAGCCTGGTTCTAGGTTTAGGGTAGGACCCTGGATACTGCTACTTAGCATCATCCTGGGCCCCCACCTATCCCTTGTCCAAGACTTGGGACAAGGTAAAAACTGCCACTCAGTTTTATCCTCAGCTGGTACCTACAGCTTGGATTCTGCTCAGCCTCATCCTGTGCTTAAGGTGGTCCTTTAGTTTCCTAGGGTACTAGAGACAGTTCTTCAGTCTCTTGGCAAAGTGCGGCAGCTTCTCAGGCTTGTCAAGGCCTGTTGCTACTCTTCAGCCTCATGGAGGTACTGAGTTAACTCATCTACATGGCCAAGTCCTGGGATGGCTCCCCAGTCTCACTGAAGTGTTAAGGATAATACTTTGGCCTCATCCAGGACTTGAGTGGCCATCGTCCTGGCCTCAAGCCCGGTTATCTACCAACACCAGGAGTCATGCTACTACCCCTAAGCTACTACTACTCCCAGAGGCCCACAACTAGGGATAGGTCATCCCTCAGCCTCCTCAGCCAGGAAGggtcctcttcctcttcttggtCTTGAGGCTCCTCAGTGGGAAGCTGGGGCTGGACAAAAGAAATCTTCCTGGTCATGATCCTGCTGAATTGTGGTTGTTTCTTTGCTTGAAATTTGGGTTGGAACTCCTTTTGTGCTCAGAGGAGAAGGAATTGTACTCAGTAGGCCCCTGGGGGCATGGGGAAAAGAAGGGACCAGTTATTCCTTGGAGTTTTATGGCTCAAGAAGGTTCCTCAGGGCCACCCACTAGTAGAGCCTCCAATGAGGAATGACCCCGTCTTAAAGCTCTCAGGGGAGCAGGTGGGCTTAGTCGGGAACTCCCGCCTGCTCTAACAGGCTGGGCCCTTGATTGCTCATGTCTTTGCTCATGTTCCACCTCTAATGTGGGGGGTGGGACTGACCCCAAACCATGTCTTACGACTTTGGAAAACAGCTCAGGCATGCATATGTCATCATGTGACTGGATTCTGGTTTAGTGTGTGAAAGGGCCATCATAGAAATGGCCCATTGTgaacctggccggcgtggctcagtggttgagcatcgacctatgaaccaggaggtcatggttcagttccaggtcagggcacatgcctgggtttcaggctcaatccccagtgtggggtgtgcaggaagcagccaatcaacgattctctctcatcgttgatgtttctatctatccctctcccttcctctctgaaatcaataaaaaatatattttttaaaaaagaaaagaaaagaaatgacccAGTGTGGTCTGCCTAAGTCAGAAGACTCCAAGCTTTACCAAGGAATCTGCTATTTGAATACAGACCAGTTTCCATGCTGCCCAATGACTGGACCAGAGGACTATAGCAACCAGCCTGCAAAAGCCAGAGATCAGAgcctcaccccttcctctccatgTGGCCTGTAGGAAATTGGATCTCCTGGCCAACGTGGGTCAGTGTCCAAACCACTCCTGCTTTCCTCCCATGCCCTGACCCAGCACTAGGCCTGGCCCCAACCACCTATCATTGAGACTGTTGCCATGGGTTCCTGGTTGGTATCCCTGTCTTCTCAAATCTAGCCTTGCTTACCCAGAATATTGTAACAAGCAAATCTGATCAAGTTCAGCGCCTATTTCAATATTCAGGGTAAAGGCCAAATTCTCAAAAAACACATCTCTTCCTTCATGACTGGATCGGCCTTCCTTTCCAGTCACTCTTCCTTCTCCCACCTTCTGAAGAATATATTACACTTTGAACTACTTTGTTGTTCCCTGAACTCACTAGGTTTCTTATCCCTGTGCCTTAGGTTTGGCACgctttcccccttcttttctgcCTGGCCTAAACTCTTTAAGATACATTCAGATATCATCTCCTCTCCTAAGGTTTCCCTACTCACCTCCAATAAATTTAGTTGCACCTTCTCCTGTTCTCCCACAATTCTTGGTGCATACCTCTAAAACAGCATTTATCAAATTATGTtgtggccctggccggcttggctcagtggatagaacgtcagcctgcggacccaagggatccaggttcgattccagccaagggcacatgcctgggttgcgggcttggtccccagtgggggctgtccacgcaggaggcagcccatcgatggttctctctcattattgatgtttctatcgttctctccttctcccttcctctctgaaatcaataaagaaatatatatatttttaaaaaattatgttgtgTTACCTACTTATTTGTCTCCCTATTTAGTAAACAAATTCCCTGAGGACAAAGACTATGGTTATTTGTACTTTTGTACCCTTAGCATGTATCACAGTGCCAGTGTCATACTAGTTTAAATTATTATTACAGATGCAGGAAGTGACTGGTCCCTGTGACCTTGAATGAGAGGGATTGGACTCTGGGTTTTTATGGATTCTCtggctttcttccctttttcccttAGGGAAGACTTACTGTTTGGTTGATCGAAACATGAAATTGATAGAAGTAGGTCAGCTGGATCGGAAGGAAGAACCAGTCCATCTGGGGCAATGGTGAGGGTgaagaagctgctgagccagagccatcttgggagctggggtggaggtggaaggaaTGGGCATAACTGGTACTACCCAGGGTCCCCTGATCCCCAGACCAGGAGAGAAGAAGGACAGGTAAAGCCTGGGTCAGTGTGGTTCTATGGGAGGAATGGGTAGAAGGAGCTAGAGAGAGTTGGGGGGTCAGGTCAAAGAACTGAAGATTGAtctccatgtttgtttgtttgttttaaaatattttttttattgatgtcagagaggaagggagaaggagagagagagaaacatcaatgatgaaagagagaaagattggctgccttctgcacgcccctactgggggttgagcccacaacctgggcatgtgcccttgaccagaatcgaattcgggacccttcagtccacaggccgacattctatccacagagccaaaccagccagggcaatgtttatttgtttttaaagtatgttttttattgattttagagagagaggaaggagagaaagagagagataaaaatatcaatcagctgcctcctgcatgacccccactggggattgagcccacaacccaggcatgtaccttgactaggaattgaactggcaacctcttggtgcatgggatgacactcaaccaactgagcctcactgtATGTGCTAAGCTCCATGTTGAATACAGCTTTCAGGGAACTTGTCCTTAGGAAGTGTTCAGATGTGCCAGAATTTGATTCACACTGACCTGGGTGGTCAGGGAAAGAGAGGGCACTTCAAAGAGTGGGAAAGAAGGAGATCcaaaccccccacctcccacccccagctccatAGGGAGCCACCCCAGGCTGGAATGCCTGACTCTTcctggagagaagggaagaagaatCCTTGAAGTGGCTCAAGTCTCCACTTATTCTCTTCCTATGCACAGGCTCCCCCTAGTGGTTCCTCTTGTCACAGCCAGCTACATCCACTTCCTTAAACCTGCATGCACTTGACCATTTCTTAAGGACAGAGGAAGCCTCTGGAGGTAATAAATTAATGTTCTCAGAGggcaagaaaggaggaaagggaggagaggtggggagaggagggaaaaggagagtgaGGGGTGGCCTTCACCAAGCATGAGGGTGGtgccctagccggtatggctcagttggttgggcatagtcCTAGCCCTCTTTGAGTTAAAGGTCAATGATGGACAATGATACACAAGGCTAACAAAAGTttctggtttaattcccagtcagggcacatgccctggttgcagtcttgatccccagtgtggggtgtgcaggaggcagccaatcaattattattctctctcatcattgatgtttttctatctcttcctctcccttcctctctctccgaaatcaataaaaacattttttttttaaagtcacatacATGGGAGAGGCTGAAACAGCAATTAAGTTTGCCACTGTGGGGCTTAGCACACGTGACTCATTTGAGGCCTGTTTCTTTCTAACGATATCCTTTAATATCCTTTGTAATAAACTGGCAATGTAGTAAGTAAACTGGTTTCTTGAGTTTTGTGAGCTGTTCTGGCAAATTAATGAAACAGACGAGGGGGATGTTCCTCCCCCTCATGAGAATGTTCAATTTACAGCCAGTtagtcagaagcacaggtaacaacctggaccTGTGATGGATGTCTGAAGTGGAGGTCTGTCTTGTAAGATGGAaaccttaacctgtgggatctgatactattctccaggtagatagtgtcagaatctAGTTGAATTATAGGACACCCAGTTGCTGTCAGATAATTGCTTGGTGGTGTTGAAAAAATACAGTGGCGATGGAGGGCAATCCACATTTGATTCCCGGCAAGGGCCTGAAGCCTGGGGGAGACAGGATAACAAACcaccaaacccccccccccctgcaggctgtttcCACCTCACCCAGCAAGTTGGATTGGATTTTTCTAATGGGCTTCCATCCACAGATAGTATTTATATCCCTGTCCTGGGAGGTACTGTTTATATCCATGtcctgggggggagagggagcagggtcAGGATACCAGGAATGAGGGAAAGTTTGGGGGAAGAGGGTTTCCTGCCCAGAAATGATCCCTAGGGAGAAGAGCCAGAGAAATGAGATTGGGTAGGCTGGGGTCAATCACCTGTGACTGTGATGCCTGGAATCTGACATTCCTGTGGGTGTGACCCAGGCTCTCTGGGAGGTTGGGAttctggagtgggggtgggatcCGAATCTGGCCCAGAGGGAAATTCCCAGGGTGGAGGGAGAGTTAAGTCCACTCTGTGCCTCGAGGATGAACTTAAGGGAGGAGAGGTTGTACTTGTTATTTCTGAGGGAGTAGCTGCTGTAGGACATGGCTTCCTATGGCTGTTTATTGTTTATAAACTGCAGACGTTCCAGCTCCTAGGGAGACAAGGCAGGAGGGGGAAGTGAGAAGTAGGCGGGAGGataggaaggggaagggggggcgcGGAGGACATTCACGGCCAGGTCAGAAAGTAGAGAGGGGTGAGAATCAGGAAAAGAGGGCAGGTGGAAGTGTGGGAGGGTGTAGACGTTAGGAGGGGATGGATGGAGGTGTGGCGGAGGGGTGGTGGTTAGGAGTGTAGGGGAGTCAGGAGTGAGGGAAGACAATGGAAGAGGTGTCAGGAGCAGATGagaggagtgagggcatgagcaggggttGGGTTTGGGAAGTTCTGGGTAATGAAAGGGGATG
Coding sequences:
- the HPS6 gene encoding BLOC-2 complex member HPS6 isoform X2 — translated: MKRAATLRLLSDLSNFSGAARLRELLAADPAVRVRCSPDGRHLLLLRPPGAPVPQLLVAVRGLGEELERAWPAGHPSPIDAFFLPWPVRPALVLVWESGLAEVWGAGVGPGWRLLQSTELCPGGGSRVVAVAAPRGRLVWCEERQADAEGRVPPPCAAFSHCVCVRTLEPSGEAGTNLGRTRILLHHCPPFRLLASRKDLFLVPTATTLPGVNHILLIWSPAPGTKDEEEMETRGGLRLLSALGLFQVVWEAPQTLELPSAEDLVFEEACEYYQRRSLRGAQLTPEELRQNNVFRAPQALASILQGHVSPSTLLTTLRAELRDYRGLEQLKAQLVAGDEEEAGWTELAEQEVARLLRTELIGDQLAQLNTIFQALPTAAWGAILRALQLQPDGNGRLRSQAPPDVWKKVLGGTAVGKEPPNGVLPLFELLCQCLCQLEPRWLPPFVELAQQQGGPGWGAGSPGLPLYRRALAVLGEEGTRPEALELELLLGSGRPKAVLQAVGQLVKKGQWERVLESGLALGPSSPLLRSEIFKLLLAEFARHRRLDAHLPLLCRLCPPDLAPAELLLLLQTHLPDESEPPTPFPEPGAEPPLTVGLLRALLEQTGAKRQPSGPVLSLYEDILWDPGTPPPTPPRGPMTTLQASDHPGPGAWAPSGQDLCVTDTG
- the HPS6 gene encoding BLOC-2 complex member HPS6 isoform X1; this encodes MKRAATLRLLSDLSNFSGAARLRELLAADPAVRVRCSPDGRHLLLLRPPGAPVPQLLVAVRGLGEELERAWPAGHPSPIDAFFLPWPVRPALVLVWESGLAEVWGAGVGPGWRLLQSTELCPGGGSRVVAVAAPRGRLVWCEERQADAEGRVPPPCAAFSHCVCVRTLEPSGEAGTNLGRTRILLHHCPPFRLLASRKDLFLVPTATTLPGVNHILLIWSPGKGKVMVAAPSLRLSYSKSLNPGRGDTWDFRTLLRGLPGLLSPRQPLTVHTWAPTPQGLLLLDFRGTVSLVQPHGGTRAVGTLQEAPVGLAESAALGTFQGTLACVLGSTLELLDMGSGQLLERKVLSTDRVHLLEPLAPGTKDEEEMETRGGLRLLSALGLFQVVWEAPQTLELPSAEDLVFEEACEYYQRRSLRGAQLTPEELRQNNVFRAPQALASILQGHVSPSTLLTTLRAELRDYRGLEQLKAQLVAGDEEEAGWTELAEQEVARLLRTELIGDQLAQLNTIFQALPTAAWGAILRALQLQPDGNGRLRSQAPPDVWKKVLGGTAVGKEPPNGVLPLFELLCQCLCQLEPRWLPPFVELAQQQGGPGWGAGSPGLPLYRRALAVLGEEGTRPEALELELLLGSGRPKAVLQAVGQLVKKGQWERVLESGLALGPSSPLLRSEIFKLLLAEFARHRRLDAHLPLLCRLCPPDLAPAELLLLLQTHLPDESEPPTPFPEPGAEPPLTVGLLRALLEQTGAKRQPSGPVLSLYEDILWDPGTPPPTPPRGPMTTLQASDHPGPGAWAPSGQDLCVTDTG